One window of Deltaproteobacteria bacterium genomic DNA carries:
- a CDS encoding response regulator, which translates to MSKTILYVEDNEFNLKIVRQLLSRTSYRLIEAMDGASGVATAQSEMPDLILMDVQLPKLSGLDATRQLRADAKTAAIPIIIITSFALSGDAEKAKVAGATDYLAKPYSPRELLQKIRNLVPES; encoded by the coding sequence ATGAGCAAGACGATTCTTTACGTCGAGGACAACGAGTTCAATCTGAAAATCGTCCGCCAGTTGTTGAGCCGGACCAGCTACCGCTTGATCGAGGCGATGGACGGCGCCAGCGGCGTGGCCACGGCGCAAAGCGAAATGCCGGATCTGATTTTGATGGACGTGCAACTTCCCAAACTGTCCGGTCTCGATGCCACGCGCCAGCTGCGCGCCGATGCCAAAACCGCGGCGATTCCGATTATCATCATCACTTCCTTCGCGCTCAGCGGCGATGCCGAGAAGGCTAAAGTCGCGGGTGCGACGGACTATTTGGCCAAGCCCTATAGTCCGCGGGAGCTTTTGCAGAAGATTCGCAATCTGGTGCCGGAAAGTTGA